A stretch of the Panthera uncia isolate 11264 chromosome D1, Puncia_PCG_1.0, whole genome shotgun sequence genome encodes the following:
- the MISFA gene encoding putative transmembrane protein SPTY2D1OS, which produces MIVLGWMLFVGLACYMGTFPEFTPPTLKWKEKWPVQESKTRLRSLALDEEPQL; this is translated from the exons ATGATTGTGCTTGGCTGGATGCTTTTTGTTGGACTTGCGTGTTACATGGGCACATTTCCAGAGTTCACG CCTCCAACTCTGAAGTGGAAAGAGAAGTGGCCCGTTCAGGAGAGCAAGACACGACTGAGGAGCCTGGCTTTGGATGAAGAACCACAACTATGA